The genomic stretch AGCCCCTTTACTTTCATTCCCAATCCTAAAGAGAACTTTCTTGATTGAAGGATACAAGAACATAACATGCATTACTGTTCTGTAGTGAGATCCCCATCGTGTATCACCTGGCCTTGCTAAGCCCATCTCTTGATTCAATCCTTGCCCGGTTTCAATTTCACCCAATTTCAATGCTTCAATCATGTATTCAGCTTGAGCAATGCGAAGCATACGGATCTTTTTACAAGACATCCCTAGAACATTCAACAAATAAGCAAGTTGCCCAAAGAACCAATCACAATCAGTATTCTCCTTAGCAACCGCTACAAGTGTTAGTTGAAGTTGATGGGCGaagcaatgaacataataagcagaaggggactcatccataattagtttcttcaaaccattaacATGACCCTTCATATTACTAGCTCCATCATACCCTTGACCACGTACCTTGGATAGGGGCAATTGATATTTCAGAAGCAAGGACTGAATTGCTTCTTTAAGAGTCAATGATGTAGTATCTTCAACTTGGACAAGACCTAGAAACCACTCAactggttctccttttttatTGACAAAACGTAAACAAAGAGCCAATTGTTCCAATAGGTATGCATCACTTGACTCATCAGCAAGAATTGCAAAACACTCATCACCAAGTTCGTCTATGATaaatttggttgtttcatgagcACAAGCATCAATGAGTTGTTTCTGGATCTTGTGATCTATCATCTGACAGTTTTGTGGTGCATTCTctagtaccaccagattaaccTCTTCAAAGTTTCCTGCTAGCCATGCTAAAAGTTCCCGAAAATTCCCCTTGTTGAGTGAATCCTTTGTTTCATCATGACCCCTAAAAGCCAACCCTTGACGCAACAGAAATCTTATGCACTTAAGTGACCATGTCAAGCCAGCCAGATACTTAGCCTTGAATTGTGAAGTGTTTGATGCAACAGATTCACGGATTGATGCCTTAGGTCTCGTGAACAATCTATATttctcttcagcttcactaTGAGCACTATCGATAGCACCAACATGCCTATGAATTCTCCTTTTcatattccaatttctaaacccttcAACAACAAAAACATCTCCACCAGGAAATTTGCAGCTATCTTTGAACAAAtagcaaacaaagcaaaatgcaGCATCTTTATCCACACTGTACTCAATCCACTTAAATTCAGCAAACCACTTATGTTGGAAGCGGCGCATACCTCCACAATCATGTTGCGGAAAAgcatccctcttcatctttggttGACATGGCCCCAATGCAATGTATGCCCTTCTAACTGAATCTTGGTCATTGACATCATAGCTTGAGATCGGAACTCTCAATCCAGGATCATGCTCAATGCCATAATCATTCTTgtcttcatcactagaatcatcTTCTTCCACGGGTATGGATTCACCAATTCCTGTTGTACCGTCATTTGGTGGCTGATTAGATCTCACATGTTCAGGTGGTACCGTGCTTGTTTCACTACCACTTTGTCCTTGGAATAACACTACTTGCATTTGACTTTCATTGCAAGATTGATTAACATTCTCCGGTTCAGGTTGTCTCTTCTTTGCAGCAGCCCTTGCCATGAAAATCCTCAAATCAGTAGCGGCActacccttcctcttcatggttcAAACCTAAAAGTTACACAATTTCAAGTTATCAGATATTTACAATTTCACATTGAACTAAATTTGTGAGCATCTACATTTTGCAAGTTGATGTGCTATTCCAATCtgacaaacaattgaaaatgattACCTCAATTTCACCAACAATTGGGGGCAGAAAATTTCACTAGTACGTCACCGCGTGGTCGCCGGGTCGGACGGCGGcctacgccgccgcctgctcgccggccgccggcccgccgagGAGCCAccggcccggccgccgctcctGGCTCCCTGCGTGGCTGGCTGCGTGCGCCGTGCAGGCGTGAGGCGCGCGCCAGGCGCCGAGCAggctgccgccgcgccgccgaggcgcACCGCGCCTCCGCCCCGGCGCCTCCCCAGCCGCCTTCGGCTcaccgctcgccggccgccgctccggctccgtgcgcctgcgcgccgcgcgcacggcgcaccgcgccggccgcccgcgacccgcggccgcgcctccgcccctccagccgccgcgccgccgtcgtgaACGCCTAAACGGTGAACCCTAGCCGGCGGCTGGTGACTGGTGTGTGCGACTGTGCGTGAGGCGTGGGGGGGGGGCCGGGATGGGGCACTCGAGTGGGCGGATGGGCCGGATGGCCGGTTGGCCAGTTGGGCCAGAGAGCGAAGTTGGCCTCCGGTGGGTCTTTTTGAGTGAAATATGTGTGCTACttctatatttttgtttttttcatacatatacctaaaatacactatatatatgatttttttttacaaaaataatggatattcaattgaataccattGAATCTAAGTGGGCCCGCCCCTGTCTTTGATAAAGCCGGAAGTTTTCATTAGCATCATTATAGCAATCTAACTTCAATCTGATTTATGGTGGAGGATACTAGAGTATTGCAAAGAAATTGAGGCATATGCTTTCGTGTTCAATCATGTCATAAAAAACATATGTAGGAATAATTCATGTTTTTATATGCTGGATCGTGAGACATTAACAATAATAGATGAATTCAATCAATATACTGTTACTGCCGGACTATTGAAACATGGACATCAATAACGAACTGTAACCATAATatacactttttttttacttttcagaactactccctccgtccaaaaaaCAAGTTATTTTACAATTCAAAacttatctaaaaaaaataagtcATTATACTCAATTTGGTAGGTGTGCATGCAGACATGCAACAGTCAATTATGGCTTGTTTTTTTGGGATGGAGTGAGTATTTAGTATTAACAATTAGTGGTAGTAGACAGTTTCAAATCATCTAAAAAATGTTTTTTCACTTGAGTCGGTATTGAAGCATTTAAAAGTatcttaatattttttatatttcttaACTAGAATTCACGAGCATGCTTGCATCATTAGTAACTCCATTCAAGAGCTAAAATTGTATGCATATACACACCACCTACTGACACAGATATCCATGCATCTCCAGATATCGATCCGGCGACCTCCCATCCTAGATCACCCTACCTTTTATTTCAAGAGCGTCCTCTGTTCACTTCCATCACAAGCCTAATATACACAAATAATGAGGAAGAGTAGTAACCAGCAAAACTCAGCTCAAAAGTTGCTGATGAACTTGCTGATTTCTCTGTACGTTAGCGAAATCTTAGCCATGATGAAAAGAAGTCAGCAGCCAAAATGATGAAGCCGAAGATGCAGCTACAAATGACCAAGAAATGAATGCCAGATAACCGAAATCTTGTATCGGCTGCATGGGAGTTGTGGGTACGTCGTGCACAAGGTGAAGTCTCTCTACAAATAAATGGTCACAGCAGCGGATGCAGAAGCAGTCGCCATTGATAGGATGGCTGTCAGCTGCAACAAACACACCCACACATCTCAATAATGTTCCATGGTTTATTTCGTTTGCTAGTTCTTATGGCACGGTTGCAGAAGGAAAGGTGTAAAGCAATATGATATTTCGTTATTGGGAATAATCTTGTTCCAAATTAAAGGATATATGAAGAATTCTAGCTGACAACACGAACTCCATTTTGAGTACCATGCTCTTGGAAAACTTTGAATGTAGGAGCCTAAACAATCCAACAGGACATTGAGTACGGTTTTTCAAGAACTCTATAGAAAAGGATATGAACTTCTGCTTAGAGGCCTATATGCTTTTGGAAAATTTTGACTTAGGTGCCTACCATCATTTTAATCCATTTTCTCTGAACTCATTGTGGAATACATACATGCACAAAAGAAATAATTTTCTTACCCAGTCAAAAGTAACAACCATGAGTACACCAGGTTCGTTGAGATGACGCTTTGTCCTCAAACAGTGTATACCAACGCAAAGCAGCACGAAACTCCAAAGAAATTGCATTTCCATGGAAATTTGCAAGGCcctgaaagaaagaaaacgaGACCCAAATTAAAGAATCATGTCTTTACCTCCTAAAATCAAAGAAGCTAGCAATTTTTTTTGGCATCACCGGAAGGCGGTGAAGTCATCGTGATCGGGTGCAGAGATCAAGGCAGCGTATGAGGCAGCAGCGAACATGCATCGCGACACCCTCAGCGCCAGGCCACTCCAGGTCCCTGGGCTCCCCACCACATTCTTCATCTTGCTCGCTAGACGCTAGCTGGGGAGGAGTGGAGAATGGAGTGAGATGTGAGGGGAGATGGGGAGAAGCCGGGGAAGACCAATGGGGAAGAGCAACTATGAACGAGCAAGTATTGCTGACCTTTTCGGATCAGTTGCCGATGAACCAGACAATCAGCAGGGTGCAGTGGATCAAGGAGGACGAGCTCGATGGTGATGGTGGAGGAGCACGGAGAGGAGCAGGGGATGAAGAGAAGAGGCTCGCCTGGTGTGAAGTGGAGCAGAGATGGCTTCCTTTGACGGGAACTGCAGCTGGCTGAGACGAGACGTGGTGTAGGCGTGCAGCACCAACTGGTCCGCTACCTGAGGATATGCCACGGCCCACGGGTATGGAAGGCCGCACACGCCAGCGCATGCATGTGAAACCGTTCTCACGCCAATGTGAGCATAGCATTTATTTCTTCCTTGTTCCTGAAAATTTTCAAACAAAGCTTGGTCATAGTCATCAGATAGATTACATGGAAATAAGAAGCAGGATGTGGCCTGTTTTGCAGAGCTACAGAGGAATACAATGGGCAACATGAAGAAAGGGACGTGAATTTTGATCATCATTTGTGGATGTACTGTACTATACTCCTGGCATCATGGAGTTTACACTAATATGTAGGGTCTGACTTTTTTGCTTAAATATAATCACGTACATGATCAACTGATGATTATGCTAGGTGCTCAGTGATTATGCACTTGTACTGGTACCTAATATGCAACAGAACTATATGGCTGGGGTTTTGTTTTTGTATTTTGATGAACTTTAAAAGAAGTGAGGAAGTGAAtcttgatgtttttttttgttttatgaCAATATCATTATCAATCTGTTAGCACGTGCTAGCTAAATGGTTAGCCAAAGAAAAGGTTATACCAATGTCTTGCCTTTATCTGGTTACTGATACAGAGTAAAGATGGACTGCTACGTTCAACTTGTACGTATTTAATCAGCATCCGTAGGCAGTGGCAGAGCTGGCTGAAAATTTTAGGTGGGGCAGACTTGCACGTCGAACATAAGTGCAACAAAAAAAAGACGGCATTCGCATGCGACATTTATATTGAAATCACAACAGTAGAATCACCAAATGCAAATAAATGACAGATACGACGGTTTAAGATGTCATAACacaattattttttaagtaAACATATATGACATAATCATTAACACATACTCTACTAACACAAGAACTAATCATGTCTATTCTTGGTGGCCTAGGCAAGTCTATTGTCCAATTCTTGCTAGCTTGAAATGTCTACACAAATACAGCATAGTACCACAGTGAGTACATGAAGAGATGCTAAGAATTCCAATTGAATTGAGAGATGAACACTTGATTTTACCTTTTTGTTACCATCTTCTTCTTACCAATTGCAAGACAGGCAATTGAGGGCGCCTCACCCTCGCCCAACGCCGATGCCGGCTGTTCCTTCTCCTCGGCATCAGCCGCTACCGGGGCCGCTCCTCGTCCTTGGCCGTGCCCAGCAGCGTCTACGCCgtggccacggccgccgccggcgtcgctcCCCTGCTCACCCACCTCCTCTACCATGAGAGCCGAGAGTGCCTCCTTGCTCCCCCGCGGTGGCAGGCCGGCGGCCAGGGACACCAGCAAGCTGCACCAGCAATCGCCGACCAGGCCGGCGCTGGGGAAGTCGGACAGCGCGCGGCActgcggcggctagggttctTGCCGAGAGCTCGGGACGGGCAGAAGGAGCGGTCGCGGCCGCACGCCGCACGGCGATTCGGCGAAGAGAAGGTTAGCCGGTCAGGTGGTGCTAGGGCCAAAGGGTGTTGCGCTGGGATGGGCCAAAGTTAATTGGGCTGTCCACTTGGACCATTCACCACTGGCCCAGAACGGCCTATTTCttatctccttcctcctccggcaACCAGAACAACAAACGCCGCCGTCAGCCCGCCTCCGACCTCCGGATCCAAGCTCCGGCTGCCTAAAACTCCATGGGGAGTGGGGTTCTCCTCCGCCGGTAGCTGCGGCAGCTGCCCCACCCTGCTGTAGGGAGAGCACCGCCTCTGTCCGTAGGTAGAAGGATGTGGGTGGTTTCGAATCATGCCCTTTAAAATTTGCTTCACAAACATATTCACTCGTCTCCGGGTATCTGCATTCAAAGATTTAGAGCAACTTTTAAGAGCTTCCTTTAATTATCCCTAATACTATTAAGAGGGAAATAGGAAAAAAACGCTTCCTCCAACAGCTCCCTcaaatgcatagaaaaaataTGGCGATGCCATCCGACGCCTCGGCACCCCACATATTTCCGCACGGCCTCTCCTCCCCAGTCGCCCCCTCGCTAGTCCTTTCCCACGCGCGTGATCTATTTCCGTGTTTTTCTTTCCTCGCGTATGCCAGTTCGTGGGTTGCGGGCTTGCGGCAAGCTgtgcggtggcggcgcaagaAACCTGCAGATGCAACCACCACCGATGTGCACGTGCACGAGGCAGCAGAGCTTCATCTTGgcacggccgcggcgcgccgggTTTTTGGTGATCAAGACGGCCGCATCGCCGCTGCGGATCAGGCAGTTGGCGAGCATCGTGGACTTGTCAGTGCTGGAGTACCAGTTGGGCGCGATGGACATCGGCGGGACCACGAGCGCTAGCACGCGCGGCCGAGTGTGGAGCGCGTTCCGGGCGAGGTCCAGAGCGATGAGCCCAGCGTTGCACCCCATCCCGGCAAGGTTGTACGCTGCGACATCCTCGCGCAGGCCGTAGCGGCACACGATCCGCGACGCCAGCGATGGCACCGGGGAGAGCATGGAGACGTTGCAAACTTGAGCACGTCGACGTCGCGGGGCGCGATGCCGGCCAGAGTGAAGAGCTCGCTGACGGCGTCATCAAGGAAGGCATCCATCTTGTCGAGTGCGTCCTGCAGGGTGGGCGAGTCCGCGCGGCCCTCGAGGATGCTACGCGGGGCGTAGGTCTCCTCGCCGATGCCGGAGcggacgatgacgacgaggaggaagtGGTAGTCGGGGAGGCCTAGCCACTTGTTGCGTTGGATCACGTGGCCGGCCAGCTCGATGGAGATCTAGCGGGTGTCGCAGGGCTTGTGGCAAACATAGTCAAGGAGGTAGCACTATGACTGCCGGTGGTGCACGCGGCCGTCTAGGCCAGGTAGGCTAGAGAGTGTGCCAGGAGGAGCAccgtgagaagagaaaagagcTAATAAGCTGCTTACTAATTAGAAGCACGGTTCGCTGACGGATTTTGCTCGATCGATCTTCAATTCTAGATACTTTACTAGCTAATAAACTGCTTACTAATTAGAAGCACGGTTCGCTGCGCGCCTCCTCTCGCGGCGGCAAAAGAATGAGGCGCAGGGAGAGGTGCAATTGGCGGCAGCGGGCAGCGGCGCTTGGAGCGCGACAGAGTCAAACAAATCGTGAGGGGAGTTGATGCCGACCCAACTGAGGGGTCACATGTGCTGACGTGGTTGGATTTGAAGTATTAGGGAGTTTATTGTTGGAGATCTGCTGTGAGGTGTCATAATTTTGGGGAAAGAAATTTTTAGTAGAGCTTCCAATAAAACCCTGTTTGATCCACCTATCTAAACTTTAGTCAGCTAGAAACATATTTCTAGCTGGTTAAAATTCAGCTAGCTAAATAGCAAAGGATGTTTGGATCTACTAGTTCAATGCTAGTCATTACCATACTACCCTCCTTCCTCTCATCTTATCTTCTCTTTtatcctcccctcctctcctcctcccagaGAATCCGCTTGCAGCACGTCGGCGAGAGACGGTTGCTGGAAGGTGGGCGCGCCAGCGATGACCCCAGTGCGGTGTCCGGCCCGCGGTGCCCCCCTGCATGGGAGCGACGTGGCGGCCCCCATGAGGAAGCGGCGAGTAGCGGCTCGAGCCCATCTCCGCGTGGGAGCAGCGGCCCCACAGTGGCAGAGGCGCCACGTCTCCcagcggtggaggaggcgatGCGGGCGGTGGAGGCACAATGAGGGAGGGGGCGCGCCGCGGGCATCGGCAGGTCGCCGCATGGAAGAAGACTTGCCGGAGGGTGTGCCGACGCATGGGAATGGCGGTAGGGGCGGACGCAGGGAGCGGTGGTGCGGCGGGCGAGCTCCCACCGGTCGGGGAGAGGCGGCGCTGGAAGTCACAGGCCCCCTCCCCCCACATCCCCGGCGAGGGGGAGCTCCCaccgcgggagcggcggcgcggcaggcgagCTCCAACCGTGGGGAGCGGGCGGCACGGCGGACAAGCTGCTCTACCGGGGCACGGCATCCAGGCGCCGGCATCGCCATCCTCCTCCGCTACCGGAGCTCCTTCTGGATCGGgatgaggagagagagaggtgggagtGCAGGCCGCACATAGGACTGAGGGGTATTTTGATTTTTATTGGTTTAGGCAGTTTTAGTTGGGTTCAACCAGCTAAAGAATTCTTTaaccagctaaagtttagctagggCTTTTTTTGATCTTTAGCCGTTAAATTTAGCTACCTAAAGTTTAGCTGGTGGAtctaaacagggcctaaataattttggggaaaaaaattttaggagactcttggagttgctgcCCATAATTGTATTAACCAAACTGACATTGCGATTACCAAATCTAAGCAGGttcacataattttttttttgccaaggtGGTTCTTATGTCTCTTTTTTAGCAATTAGCAAAACGAAGCCTTTGTAGGTATGGAGCTGCTAGCGCCCGAATGTCCGTTCGGACGCTTCCATCG from Setaria italica strain Yugu1 chromosome II, Setaria_italica_v2.0, whole genome shotgun sequence encodes the following:
- the LOC101776810 gene encoding zinc finger MYM-type protein 1-like; this encodes MKRKGSAATDLRIFMARAAAKKRQPEPENVNQSCNESQMQVVLFQGQSGSETSTVPPEHVRSNQPPNDGTTGIGESIPVEEDDSSDEDKNDYGIEHDPGLRVPISSYDVNDQDSVRRAYIALGPCQPKMKRDAFPQHDCGGMRRFQHKWFAEFKWIEYSVDKDAAFCFVCYLFKDSCKFPGGDVFVVEGFRNWNMKRRIHRHVGAIDSAHSEAEEKYRLFTRPKASIRESVASNTSQFKAKYLAGLTWSLKCIRFLLRQGLAFRGHDETKDSLNKGNFRELLAWLAGNFEEVNLVVLENAPQNCQMIDHKIQKQLIDACAHETTKFIIDELGDECFAILADESSDAYLLEQLALCLRFVNKKGEPVEWFLGLVQVEDTTSLTLKEAIQSLLLKYQLPLSKGCLVKRSVCFALLKLNT